The following proteins are encoded in a genomic region of Bradyrhizobium sp. SK17:
- a CDS encoding c-type cytochrome has protein sequence MARRKLTCVLLAGTVAVFSLAAHAEERYGIGRAATAAEIAGWNIDIGRDGAGLPPGSGSVERGRTVFAEQCSACHGDSGQGGVGDRLVGGQGTLASAKPIRTVGSYWPYASTLFDYIRRAMPQNAPQSLSNEDVYAVSAYILSLNGIVPANAVLDARSLAAIKMPNRDGFVSDPRPDVQNH, from the coding sequence ATGGCCAGGCGTAAGCTCACTTGCGTGCTGCTGGCCGGCACGGTCGCGGTCTTCTCGCTCGCCGCGCATGCCGAGGAGCGCTACGGCATCGGCCGGGCGGCGACAGCGGCCGAGATCGCCGGCTGGAACATCGATATCGGTCGCGATGGTGCGGGACTGCCGCCGGGCAGCGGCAGTGTCGAGCGCGGCCGCACAGTGTTCGCCGAGCAGTGCTCGGCGTGCCACGGCGACAGCGGGCAGGGTGGTGTCGGCGACCGCCTGGTCGGCGGGCAGGGCACCCTGGCGAGCGCAAAGCCGATCCGCACCGTCGGCAGCTACTGGCCCTATGCCTCGACGCTGTTCGACTACATCCGCCGCGCGATGCCGCAGAACGCGCCGCAGTCGCTGAGCAATGAGGATGTCTACGCGGTGTCCGCCTACATCCTCAGCCTCAATGGCATCGTGCCTGCCAATGCCGTGCTCGACGCCAGGTCGCTCGCCGCCATCAAGATGCCGAACCGCGACGGATTCGTCTCCGATCCGCGGCCCGACGTGCAAAATCACTGA
- the soxC gene encoding sulfite dehydrogenase has product MSEHTTDKRVREASRRRFLQAGAALAGGSAIAGVAGSPALAEPGNNLPPSVPEWMKAPGDPMGSQPYGAPSVHEKGVVKNISKTLPQYISASGRTPLQELDGIITPNGLFYERHHGGVPTIDPAEHRLMLHGMVDRPLVFTMEDIRRFPSQSRIHFIECSGNPVYTKPYGKTASDLVGLVSCAEWTGVPLKTVLDEAGLQAGAKWIVAEGADAAALTRSIPIEKCLDDAMLVYSQNGERLRPQQGYPLRLLLPGFEGNMNVKWLRRLKVAAEPAYSREETSKYTDPMPDGTSREFTFYMEAKSIITRPSGGQKLTTQGFHEITGLAWSGHGKIKQVEVSVDGGKSWQAAELQEPVLTRALTRFRLPWHWDGTPALIQSRAVDETGYVQPTLAELVAVRGLNSFYHNNAIWPWRIDANGEVSNGQA; this is encoded by the coding sequence ATGAGCGAACACACGACGGACAAGCGCGTGCGAGAGGCGTCTCGCAGGCGATTCCTTCAGGCGGGTGCGGCACTGGCCGGCGGCTCCGCGATCGCGGGAGTTGCCGGTTCTCCTGCGCTTGCCGAGCCGGGGAATAATCTTCCGCCCAGCGTGCCGGAATGGATGAAAGCGCCCGGCGACCCGATGGGGAGCCAGCCCTACGGCGCGCCATCGGTACACGAAAAGGGCGTCGTCAAGAACATCTCGAAGACGCTCCCGCAGTATATCTCCGCTTCGGGCCGCACGCCGTTGCAGGAGCTCGACGGCATCATCACGCCGAACGGCCTGTTCTACGAACGCCACCACGGCGGCGTGCCGACCATCGATCCGGCCGAGCACCGGCTGATGCTGCACGGCATGGTCGATCGTCCGCTGGTGTTCACGATGGAGGACATCCGCCGCTTTCCCTCGCAGTCGCGAATCCACTTCATCGAGTGCTCCGGCAACCCGGTCTACACCAAGCCCTATGGCAAGACCGCCTCCGACCTCGTCGGTCTGGTGAGCTGCGCGGAATGGACCGGCGTGCCGCTGAAGACCGTGCTGGATGAAGCAGGCTTGCAGGCGGGCGCCAAGTGGATCGTCGCCGAAGGCGCCGATGCCGCCGCGCTGACGCGCTCGATCCCGATCGAAAAATGTCTCGACGACGCCATGCTGGTCTACAGCCAGAACGGTGAGCGGCTGCGTCCGCAGCAGGGTTATCCGCTGCGCCTGTTGCTGCCCGGTTTCGAGGGCAACATGAACGTGAAGTGGCTGCGCCGGCTCAAGGTTGCTGCCGAGCCGGCCTATTCGCGCGAGGAGACCTCGAAATACACCGATCCGATGCCCGACGGCACGTCGCGCGAGTTCACCTTCTACATGGAAGCCAAATCGATCATCACACGGCCGTCCGGCGGTCAGAAGCTGACGACGCAGGGCTTTCACGAGATCACGGGTCTCGCCTGGAGCGGCCATGGCAAGATCAAGCAGGTCGAGGTTTCCGTTGATGGCGGCAAAAGCTGGCAGGCTGCCGAGCTTCAGGAGCCGGTGCTGACGCGCGCGCTCACCCGTTTCCGCTTGCCCTGGCATTGGGACGGCACGCCCGCTCTGATCCAGAGCCGCGCCGTCGACGAGACCGGCTACGTGCAGCCGACGCTGGCCGAACTGGTGGCGGTGCGTGGTCTCAATTCATTCTACCACAACAACGCGATCTGGCCCTGGCGGATCGATGCAAATGGCGAGGTCAGCAATGGCCAGGCGTAA
- a CDS encoding DUF1801 domain-containing protein, with product MVGKARKTPVKSTKKAAAKRGAAKPRLLAGGNPQIAKGYGDAPVQAYIAAMPGWKRDVGRKLDALIVRTVPGVHKAVKWNSPLYGIDGEGWFLGLHVFTRYVKVAFFRGASLHPVPPGKSKQQQIRYLDIREDDELDEAQFAAWVKQASQLPGERM from the coding sequence ATGGTTGGCAAGGCACGCAAGACGCCGGTGAAGAGCACAAAGAAGGCGGCTGCGAAACGCGGGGCTGCCAAGCCGCGCCTGCTTGCCGGCGGCAATCCGCAGATCGCGAAGGGATATGGCGACGCTCCCGTGCAGGCCTACATCGCGGCGATGCCGGGATGGAAGCGTGACGTCGGACGCAAGCTCGATGCGCTTATCGTGCGGACGGTCCCCGGCGTGCACAAGGCGGTGAAGTGGAATTCGCCGCTCTACGGCATCGATGGTGAAGGCTGGTTCCTCGGCCTCCATGTCTTCACGCGCTACGTCAAAGTGGCGTTCTTTCGCGGCGCGTCGCTGCATCCCGTGCCGCCGGGCAAGTCCAAGCAGCAGCAGATACGCTATCTCGACATTCGCGAGGACGACGAGCTCGACGAAGCCCAGTTCGCCGCCTGGGTGAAGCAAGCCAGTCAATTGCCCGGCGAGCGGATGTAA
- a CDS encoding catechol 2,3-dioxygenase gives MQPEPIFDLAHLGHMELLTPKPDESLKFFVDVMGMTVSGRSGESVYLRGWDDYERYSLKLTASNTSGMEHMALRARSPQALERRVAALKGSGFDIGWIDGDMGQGPAFRCRDPDGHVIELYYETEWYEAPAELRPALKNQAQRFPARGVNVRRLDHLNCLAVDIRANRLFFETYLGCRTTEQIVLNDGTEAAMWMTMSNKSYDFAYTRDHYGKRGRFHHVTYALDSREEILRAADIFLEHGVHIETGPHKHAIQQTFFLYVYEPGGNRVEVANAGARLILAPDWKPIVWTEEERKKGQAWGLKTIESFHTHGTPPVID, from the coding sequence ATGCAGCCGGAACCGATCTTCGATCTCGCTCATCTCGGGCATATGGAGCTGCTGACGCCGAAGCCGGACGAGAGCCTGAAGTTCTTCGTCGATGTCATGGGCATGACCGTGAGTGGTCGGAGCGGAGAGTCGGTCTATCTGCGCGGCTGGGACGATTATGAGCGTTATTCGCTGAAGCTGACCGCATCGAACACCTCGGGCATGGAGCACATGGCGCTACGGGCCCGCAGCCCTCAGGCGCTTGAGCGCCGCGTCGCCGCGCTGAAGGGCTCGGGCTTCGACATCGGATGGATCGATGGCGACATGGGGCAGGGGCCGGCCTTCCGCTGCCGCGATCCCGACGGCCACGTGATCGAGCTCTATTACGAGACCGAATGGTACGAGGCGCCGGCCGAGCTGAGGCCGGCGTTGAAGAACCAGGCGCAACGCTTTCCGGCGCGCGGCGTCAATGTCCGCCGGCTCGATCATCTCAACTGCCTCGCCGTCGATATCAGGGCCAATCGGCTGTTCTTCGAGACCTATCTCGGATGCCGTACCACCGAGCAGATCGTGCTCAACGACGGCACGGAAGCCGCGATGTGGATGACGATGTCGAACAAGAGCTACGACTTCGCCTACACGCGCGACCACTATGGCAAGCGCGGCCGGTTTCACCACGTCACTTACGCCCTCGACAGCCGCGAGGAGATCCTGCGCGCCGCGGATATTTTCCTCGAGCATGGCGTGCATATCGAGACCGGACCGCACAAGCATGCGATCCAGCAGACTTTCTTCCTCTATGTCTATGAGCCCGGCGGCAACCGCGTCGAGGTCGCCAATGCCGGAGCGCGCCTGATCCTCGCGCCGGACTGGAAGCCGATCGTGTGGACCGAGGAGGAGCGCAAGAAGGGGCAGGCCTGGGGATTGAAGACGATCGAGTCGTTCCACACCCACGGCACGCCGCCGGTGATCGACTAG